In Cicer arietinum cultivar CDC Frontier isolate Library 1 chromosome 1, Cicar.CDCFrontier_v2.0, whole genome shotgun sequence, one DNA window encodes the following:
- the LOC101512446 gene encoding DNA ligase 4, which produces MTEQTKFSVLCSLLTWTQRTKSPAKKRAKFRKFLDSFCTDRNYFPAIRLILPNLDRERGSYGLKESVLATSLIDALGLSKDSHDALRLVNWRKGGSKTGVNAGNFALVASEVLQLRQGTASGGLTIKELNDLLDQLSSSENRAEKTLVLSTLIQKTNAQEMKWIIMIILKDLKLGISEKSIFHEFHPDAEDLFNVTCDLKLVCEKLRDRNQRHKRQDIEVGKAVRPQLAKRVANAAEAWKKLHGKEVVAECKFDGDRIQIHKNGTEIHFFSRNFLDHSEYAHAMSEIIVQNILVDRCILDGEMLVWDTSLNRFAEFGSNQEIAKAARDGLDSNRQLCYVAFDILYFGDTSVIHQTLKERHEILRKVVRPMKGRLEILLPNGGINSHRSSGEPCWSFIAHNADEVERFFKETIENRDEGIVVKDLSSKWEPSDRSGKWLKLKPEYIQAGSDLDVLIIGGYYGSGRRGGEVAQFLVGLAERPSPNTHPKRFISFCRVGTGLSDDELEAVVTKLKPYFRKYEYPKKGPPNFYQVTNHSKERPDVWVDSPEKSIILSITSDIRTIESEVFAAPYCLRFPRIDRVRYDKPWYECLDVQSFIELVQSSNGTTQRDTEYGSKKDSKPKRMKPSIRGEKKNVSIVPSHLIQTDVSSVTGGSLMFSNMMFYFVNVPPSHSLESFHKIVAENGGTFSMNLNNSVTHCVAADSKGFKFDAAKRRGDIIHYTWVLDCYKQKKLVRLQPKYFLFLSELTKKKLQEEIDEFSDSYFLDLDLGDIKQLLSNINRSGSEDVSTVDHYRKKYCPKDKWSVFNGCSIYFDTTMPSLKEDWQFLLVLSLKRFKLEVLMGGGKVTSNLNFATHVVALFLPSCHNHEEIESSFTLVERKLLRSKRLHVVNSKWLEDCLKSSQRLSEDTYSLKPYGIEESTAEDCEHELAVDADLIKDNVEDQNISFSNKESKQSRAKAASGDSLALASQEKRGLRKRGRPAGRGIKKVKTDGNQARKARSQIAKKRAKLCEYESDESDSLDKKPYEQEADIAEGSLDFYNEHSEPHETEKTHDVQGTKAVECSEQNKGIELVDFRDKQHENMSVPEIEMNDVHNDENSHVTEKLEILTDPVQAMLLDMIPSLATEKVEQPLNSYVEEEKPPEISNEEPSTSKKKKVSFKAIAGDLLKDW; this is translated from the exons ATGACGGAACAAACAAAATTCAGCGTATTATGCAGTCTACTAACATGGACACAGCGAACCAAATCGCCGGCGAAGAAACGCGCCAAGTTTCGCAAATTCCTCGACTCTTTCTGCACCGATCGCAACTACTTCCCGGCTATTCGTCTCATTCTTCCTAACCTTGATCGCGAACGAGGCTCCTATGGTCTCAAAGAGTCCGTTCTCGCTACTTCACTTATTGATGCTCTTGGATTGTCTAAAGACTCACATGACGCTCTTCGTCTTGTCAATTGGCGTAAAGGCGGTTCTAAAACAGGTGTTAATGCCGGTAATTTCGCCCTTGTTGCCTCCGAG GTGCTGCAGCTCAGGCAAGGTACTGCTTCGGGTGGATTGACGATAAAAGAGTTGAATGACTTGCTTGATCAATTGTCTTCGAGTGAAAACAG GGCTGAGAAGACTTTGGTTCTTTCAACCCTTATCCAAAAGACAAATGCACAGGAAATGAAGTGGATTATCATGATAATCTTGAAAG ATTTGAAGCTGGGAATTAGTGAAAAAAGCATTTTTCATGAATTCCATCCAGATGCTGAAGACTTGTTTAATGTTACGTGTGACCTGAAATTAGTTTGTGAAAAGCTAAGGGATCGAAACCAACGTCATAAGCGGCAG gaTATTGAGGTTGGAAAAGCTGTGCGCCCTCAATTAGCTAAAAGAGTAGCTAATGCAGCTGAAGCATGGAAGAAG CTTCATGGCAAGGAAGTGGTTGCTGAGTGCAAATTTGATGGTGACCGcattcaaattcataaaaatggAACAGAGATACATTTCTTCTCAAG GAACTTTCTTGATCATTCTGAATATGCACATGCGATGTCAGAAATCATAGTACAAAACATTCTTGTAGATAG GTGCATACTTGATGGTGAAATGTTGGTCTGGGATACATCCTTGAACCGTTTTGCTGAGTTTGGCTCTAATCAGGAAATAG CCAAGGCAGCAAGGGATGGACTTGATAGTAATAGACAG TTATGCT ATGTTGCATTTGATATCCTTTATTTTGGGGATACTAGTGTAATTCACCAAACATTGAAGGAGCGGCATGAGATTCTACGTAAAGTTGTGAGGCCCATGAAGGGTCGTTTGGAAATTTTACTACCTAATGGTGGTATCAACAGTCATCGGTCTTCTG GTGAACCATGTTGGTCGTTTATTGCTCATAATGCGGACGAAGTTGAGAGATTTTTCAAAGAAACCATTGAGAATAG AGACGAGGGAATTGTAGTAAAAGACCTCAGCTCTAAATGGGAACCTAGTGACCGCAGTGGAAAATGGCTAAAATTGAAGCCCGAATACATTCAAGCTGGCTCTGATCTGGATGTACTTATCATAG GTGGCTACTATGGTTCCGGACGACGTGGAGGAGAG GTTGCTCAATTCTTGGTGGGCCTTGCAGAGCGTCCATCACCAAATACACATCCCAAGCG ATTTATCTCCTTTTGCAGAGTTGGTACTGGACTTTCTGATGACGAGCTTGAAGCAGTGGTAACCAAATTAAAACCTTACTTCAG AAAGTATGAATATCCAAAGAAGGGGCCACCAAATTTTTATCAAGTTACTAATCACTCCAAAGAAAGACCTGATGTGTGGGTTGATAGCCCTGAGAA ATCAATTATTCTGTCTATAACCAGTGATATCCGAACTATAGAATCTGAG GTGTTTGCTGCACCTTACTGCCTGAGGTTTCCTCGTATTGACAGGGTGAGATATGACAAGCCTTGGTATGAATGTCTTGATGTACAAT CATTTATAGAATTAGTGCAATCTAGCAACGGTACCACACAGAGGGATACAGAATATGGGAGCAAGAAGGACAGTAAACCCAAACGCATGAAGCCCTCTATAAGGGGTGAAAAGAAAAATGTGTCCATTGTTCCTTCTCATTTAATTCAAACCGATGTTTCCAGTGTTACGGGGGGTTCCTTAATGTTTTCAAATATGATGTTCT ACTTTGTTAATGTGCCTCCATCGCATTCCCTTGAGTCCTTCCACAAAATAGTTGCTGAGAATGGGGGCACTTTCTCGATGAATTTGAATAACTCAGTCACGCATTGTGTTGCAGCAGACAGCAAAG GGTTTAAATTTGACGCAGCAAAACGCCGTGGTGATATCATTCATTATACTTGGGTATTAGATTGCTATAAACAAAAGAAGCTTGTCCGCTTACAGCCGAA GTACTTCCTCTTCCTATCTGAACTGACCAAGAAGAAGTTACAAGAAGAAATTGACGAGTTCTCGGACTCTTACTTCTTGGATCTCGATCTTGGAGACATCAAACAG CTCTTAAGCAATATTAATAGGTCAGGTTCAGAAGATGTCAGTACTGTTGATCATTACAGGAAAAAATACTGCCCAAAGGATAAGTGGTCGGTGTTTAATGGATGCTCCATTTATTTCGACACCACAATGCCATCATT GAAAGAAGATTGGCAATTTCTATTGGTACTTTCTTTGAAGAGATTCAAGCTTGAAGTTCTCATGGGTGGTGGAAAGGTCACCTCTAACCTCAATTTTGCAACTCATGTAGTGGCCTTGTTCCTACCAAGTTGTCATAACCATGAAGAAATAGAGAGTAG TTTTACTTTAGTTGAGAGAAAACTTCTTCGAAGCAAGAGGTTGCATGTAGTTAACTCCAAGTGGTTAGAGGATTGTTTGAAGAGTAGCCAAAGATTATCAGAAGACACTTATAGCTTGAAGCCCTATGGAATAGAAGAGTCAACTGCCGAGGATTG TGAACATGAATTGGCGGTAGATGCTGATCTGATTAAAGATAATGTGGAAGACCAAAATATATCTTTCTCTAACAAGGAAAGTAAACAGAGTAGGGCAAAAGCTGCTTCTGGAGACAGTTTGGCTTTGGCATCCCAAGAGAAGCGTGGCCTAAGGAAACGAGGAAGACCTGCAGGAAGAGGTATTAAAAAAGTGAAAACAGACGGAAACCAAGCTCGAAAAGCACGATCGCAAATCGCGAAAAAGCGTGCAAAATTATGTGAATATGAATCAGATGAAAGTGATTCTCTTGATAAAAAACCATATGAGCAAGAGGCTGACATTGCTGAAGGAAGTCTTGATTTTTACAATGAACATTCAGAACCACATGAGACTGAGAAAACTCATGATGTCCAAGGTACTAAAGCAGTGGAATGTTCCGAACAAAACAAGGGAATCGAGCTAGTGGATTTCAGGGACAAACAACATGAAAATATGTCTGTTCCAGAAATTGAAATGAATGATGTGCACAATGACGAAAATAGTCATGTGACTGAGAAGCTTGAAATTTTGACTGATCCTGTGCAGGCTATGTTACTTGACATGATTCCTAGCCTTGCCACAGAAAAAGTTGAGCAACCTTTGAATAGTTATGTTGAGGAAGAGAAGCCACCAGAAATCTCCAATGAAGAGCCTTCGacttcaaagaaaaagaaagttaGCTTCAAGGCTATCGCTGGTGATCTGCTCAAGGATTGGTAG
- the LOC105852537 gene encoding polyadenylate-binding protein RBP47C'-like has product MPNGGQSYRLNWATFSAGERSSRQDDGPDHTIFVGDLAVDVTDYLLQETFRARYNSVKGAKVVIDRLTGRSKGYGFIEFNSRATAERVLQTYNGAIMPNGGQSYRLNWATFSAGERSSRQDDGPDHTIFVGDLAVDVTDYLLQETFRARYNSVKGAKVVIDRLTGRSKGYGFVRFADESEQMRAMTEMQGVLCSTRPMRIGPATNKNPAATTQQPKASYQNSEGAKSENDPNNTTIFVGNLDPNVTDDHLRQVFSQYGELVHVKIPSGKQCGFVQFSDKAERERGITIDIALWKFETTKYYCTVIDAPGHRDFIKNMITETSQADCVVLIIDSTTGGFEAGISKDGQTREHALLAFTLGVKQMICCCNKMDATTPKYSNARYDEIVKEVSSYLKKVGYNPDKIPFVPISGFEGDNMIERSTNLDWYKGLCRGGNSPAFVVAAVAALMNGLLADRFGRFAIQLMGFFLVHDYSLFDGFRYALTLQFRSTKICVIVQTAVISSVLDAFSYFDDRSWLHFVRVALLLL; this is encoded by the exons ATGCCGAATGGTGGCCAGAGCTACAGATTGAATTGGGCAACATTTAGTGCTGGGGAGAGGTCATCTCGCCAGGATGATGGTCCTGATCATACCATTTTTGTTGGTGATTTGGCTGTTGATGTTACTGATTACCTTCTTCAGGAGACTTTTAGGGCTCGTTATAACTCGGTGAAGGGGGCAAAAGTTGTGATTGATAGGCTTACTGGTCGGTCTAAGG GTTATGGTTTTATCGAGTTTAATTCTCGTGCTACTGCTGAGAGAGTGCTTCAAACATATAATGGAGCCATTATGCCGAATGGTGGCCAGAGCTACAGATTGAATTGGGCAACATTTAGTGCTGGGGAGAGGTCATCTCGCCAGGATGATGGTCCTGATCATACCATTTTTGTTGGTGATTTGGCTGTTGATGTTACTGATTACCTTCTTCAGGAGACTTTTAGGGCTCGTTATAACTCGGTGAAGGGGGCAAAAGTTGTGATTGATAGGCTTACTGGTCGGTCTAAGGGTTATGGTTTTGTTAGATTTGCTGATGAGAGTGAACAAATGAGGGCTATGACTGAGATGCAAGGGGTTCTTTGTTCAACAAGGCCTATGAGGATTGGCCCAGCCACTAATAAAAATCCCGCTGCCACCACTCAGCAGCCGAAAGCTTCATATCAGAACTCTGAAGGTGCAAAAAGTGAGAATGATCCAAATAATACAACTATTTTTGTTGGCAATTTGGATCCTAATGTCACTGATGATCATCTGAGGCAAGTTTTCAGCCAATATGGTGAATTAGTACATGTGAAGATTCCATCAGGCAAGCAATGTGGATTTGTCCAATTTTCTGACAAGGCTGAGCGGGAAAGAGGTATCACAATTGACATTGCTCTGTGGAAGTTTGAGACAACTAAGTATTACTGCACTGTCATTGATGCCCCCGGACACAGAGATTTCATTAAGAACATGATTACTGAAACATCCCAAGCTGATTGTGTTGTCCTTATCATTGATTCCACTACTGGTGGTTTTGAAGCTGGTATTTCTAAGGACGGTCAGACCCGTGAACATGCTCTCCTTGCTTTCACTCTTGGTGTGAAGCAAATGATTTGTTGCTGTAACAAGATGGATGCCACTACTCCCAAGTACTCTAATGCTAGGTATGATGAAATTGTGAAGGAAGTTTCATCCTATTTGAAGAAGGTTGGCTACAACCCAGACAAAATTCCATTTGTTCCCATCTCTGGTTTTGAGGGAGATAACATGATTGAGCGCTCTACAAACCTTGACTGGTACAAGGGTCTTTGTCGTGGAGGAAACTCTCCAGCCTTTGTCGTGGCAGCTGTTGCAGCCCTTATGAATGGGCTCTTAGCTGACAGGTTTGGAAGATTTGCAATTCAATTGATGGGATTCTTCTTGGTGCACGATTATTCTCTCTTCGATGGTTTCAGATATGCCCTTACTCTCCAATTTCGATCAACAAAAATATGTGTCATTGTTCAAACAGCCGTTATCTCTTCTGTTTTGGACGCATTTTCTTACTTTGATGATCGATCATGGCTTCATTTCGTTAGAGTTGCGCTGCTTCTTCTTTga
- the LOC101512768 gene encoding transcription factor bHLH35 produces the protein MENIGEEYKHYWETNMFLQTQELDSWGLDEAFSGYYDSSSPDGAASSAVSSKNIVSERNRRKKLNERLFALRSVVPNISKMDKASIIKDAIEYIQHLHEQEKIIQAEIMELESGMPNNNNNNNINPSNDFDQELPILLRSKKKRTDQLYDCVTSTSFPIEVLELRVTYMGENTIVVSLTCSKRTDTMVKLCEVFESLKLKIITANITSFSGRLLKTVFIEANEEEKDLLQIKIRTAIAALNDPLSPVSI, from the exons ATGGAGAATATTGGTGAAGAATACAAGCATTATTGGGAGACCAACATGTTCCTCCAAACCCAAGAGCTTGACAG CTGGGGATTGGATGAGGCTTTTTCAGGGTACTATGACTCAAGCTCCCCTGATGGTGCAGCATCATCAGCAGTGTCCTCTAAGAACATTGTCTCTGAAAGGAATAGGAGGAAGAAACTCAATGAAAGACTCTTTGCACTTAGATCAGTGGTCCCCAATATTAGCAag aTGGATAAGGCTTCAATTATTAAGGATGCTATTGAGTACATACAACACTTGCATGAACAAGAGAAGATTATTCAAGCTGAGATAATGGAGCTTGAATCTGGGAtgcctaataataataataataataatattaatccaAGCAATGATTTTGATCAAGAACTTCCTATTTTGCTGAGGTCCAAGAAGAAGAGAACAGATCAATTATATGACTGTGTCACTTCAACAAGCTTCCCAATTGAAGTTCTTGAG CTTAGGGTAACATACATGGGAGAAAATACAATTGTTGTGAGCTTGACATGTAGCAAAAGGACAGACACAATGGTAAAATTGTGTGAAGTGTTTGAATCTTTAAAGCTCAAAATTATTACTGCCAACATCACTTCTTTTTCAGGCAGGCTTTTGAAGACAGTCTTCATTGAG GCAAATGAAGAAGAGAAAGATCTATTGCAAATAAAGATCCGAACAGCCATTGCAGCTCTTAATGATCCTCTAAGCCCTGTGAGCATCTAA
- the LOC101513094 gene encoding probable inactive purple acid phosphatase 28 isoform X2 — MDSYNTTKQKNWKNSLLYLTFIVAILHLIHQSHFSRKLIIGNEKVHIKKNPQLPLRFRSDGTFKILQVADMHYGSGTITRCRDVLASEFEFCSDLNTTMFLKRIIQAETPDFIAFTDNIFGSSAPDAAESLFEAFGPAMESGLPWAAILGNHDQESTMNREELMSLISHMDYSVSQINPLADSLTDSAKIDGFGNYNLRVYGAPGSILANSSVLNLFFLDSGDRAVYQGIRTYGWIKDSQLQWMRRVSHELQGQEQDPLHPTPPALAFFHIPIPEVRQLFYKEIVGRFQEGVACSRVNSPVLQTFVSMGDVKAVFIGHDHKNDFCGNLDGIWFCYGGGFGYHGYGKVGWPRRARIILAELQKGKMSWTSVQRIMTWKRLDDEKLSKIDEQILWNR, encoded by the exons ATGGATTCTtacaacacaacaaaacaaaaaaactggAAAAACTCTCTATTGTACCTAACCTTCATTGTTGCAATTCTTCACCTTATACATCAAAGCCATTTCTCACGTAAATTAATCATTGGCAATGAAAAAGTGCACATCAAGAAAAACCCTCAACTTCCTCTCCGGTTCCGTTCCGACGGTACCTTCAAAATTCTCCAA GTGGCTGATATGCATTATGGAAGTGGAACTATAACACGGTGTAGGGATGTGTTGGCTTCTGAGTTCGAGTTTTGTTCTGATCTTAATACTACTATGTTTTTGAAACGGATTATTCAAGCTGAGACTCCTGATTTTATTGCGTTTACTG ATAACATATTTGGATCAAGTGCTCCTGATGCTGCAGAATCTCTGTTTGAAGCCTTTGGTCCTGCCATGGAATCAGGACTTCCTTGGGCTGCTATTTTGGGAAACCATGACCAAGAATCAACTATGAATCGTGAAGAATTAATGTCCTTAATCTCCCATATGGATTATTCAGTCTCACAAATCAATCCATTGGCTGATAGTCTTACTGATTCGGCTAAAATTGATGGCTTTGGAAATTATAACCTAAGAGTATATGGTGCCCCAGGTTCCATTCTAGCAAACAGCagtgttttgaatcttttcTTTCTTGACAGTGGCGATAGGGCTGTTTATCAGGGAATTCGAACTTATGGATGGATCAAGGACTCCCAACTTCAATGGATGCGTCGTGTTTCTCATGAACTCCAG GGACAAGAGCAAGATCCTCTTCATCCTACACCGCCGGCGCTTGCATTTTTCCATATTCCGATCCCAGAAGTCCGACAGCTGTTTTACAAAGAAATTGTAGGCCGATTTCAAGAGGGTGTAGCTTGTTCGCGGGTGAACTCACCTGTTTTACAGACCTTTGTCTCCATGGGAGATGTGAAGGCCGTGTTCATAGGCCACGACCACAAAAACGACTTCTGTGGAAACTTGGACGGCATATGGTTTTGTTACGGAGGTGGCTTTGGTTACCATGGCTATGGAAAAGTTGGGTGGCCAAGGAGGGCAAGGATTATCCTAGCTGAACTTCAGAAGGGAAAAATGTCCTGGACAAGTGTGCAGAGAATCATGACTTGGAAAAGACTTGATGATGAGAAGCTGAGCAAGATTGATGAACAAATCCTATGGAATCGATAG
- the LOC101513094 gene encoding probable inactive purple acid phosphatase 28 isoform X1, whose amino-acid sequence MDSYNTTKQKNWKNSLLYLTFIVAILHLIHQSHFSRKLIIGNEKVHIKKNPQLPLRFRSDGTFKILQVADMHYGSGTITRCRDVLASEFEFCSDLNTTMFLKRIIQAETPDFIAFTGDNIFGSSAPDAAESLFEAFGPAMESGLPWAAILGNHDQESTMNREELMSLISHMDYSVSQINPLADSLTDSAKIDGFGNYNLRVYGAPGSILANSSVLNLFFLDSGDRAVYQGIRTYGWIKDSQLQWMRRVSHELQGQEQDPLHPTPPALAFFHIPIPEVRQLFYKEIVGRFQEGVACSRVNSPVLQTFVSMGDVKAVFIGHDHKNDFCGNLDGIWFCYGGGFGYHGYGKVGWPRRARIILAELQKGKMSWTSVQRIMTWKRLDDEKLSKIDEQILWNR is encoded by the exons ATGGATTCTtacaacacaacaaaacaaaaaaactggAAAAACTCTCTATTGTACCTAACCTTCATTGTTGCAATTCTTCACCTTATACATCAAAGCCATTTCTCACGTAAATTAATCATTGGCAATGAAAAAGTGCACATCAAGAAAAACCCTCAACTTCCTCTCCGGTTCCGTTCCGACGGTACCTTCAAAATTCTCCAA GTGGCTGATATGCATTATGGAAGTGGAACTATAACACGGTGTAGGGATGTGTTGGCTTCTGAGTTCGAGTTTTGTTCTGATCTTAATACTACTATGTTTTTGAAACGGATTATTCAAGCTGAGACTCCTGATTTTATTGCGTTTACTG GAGATAACATATTTGGATCAAGTGCTCCTGATGCTGCAGAATCTCTGTTTGAAGCCTTTGGTCCTGCCATGGAATCAGGACTTCCTTGGGCTGCTATTTTGGGAAACCATGACCAAGAATCAACTATGAATCGTGAAGAATTAATGTCCTTAATCTCCCATATGGATTATTCAGTCTCACAAATCAATCCATTGGCTGATAGTCTTACTGATTCGGCTAAAATTGATGGCTTTGGAAATTATAACCTAAGAGTATATGGTGCCCCAGGTTCCATTCTAGCAAACAGCagtgttttgaatcttttcTTTCTTGACAGTGGCGATAGGGCTGTTTATCAGGGAATTCGAACTTATGGATGGATCAAGGACTCCCAACTTCAATGGATGCGTCGTGTTTCTCATGAACTCCAG GGACAAGAGCAAGATCCTCTTCATCCTACACCGCCGGCGCTTGCATTTTTCCATATTCCGATCCCAGAAGTCCGACAGCTGTTTTACAAAGAAATTGTAGGCCGATTTCAAGAGGGTGTAGCTTGTTCGCGGGTGAACTCACCTGTTTTACAGACCTTTGTCTCCATGGGAGATGTGAAGGCCGTGTTCATAGGCCACGACCACAAAAACGACTTCTGTGGAAACTTGGACGGCATATGGTTTTGTTACGGAGGTGGCTTTGGTTACCATGGCTATGGAAAAGTTGGGTGGCCAAGGAGGGCAAGGATTATCCTAGCTGAACTTCAGAAGGGAAAAATGTCCTGGACAAGTGTGCAGAGAATCATGACTTGGAAAAGACTTGATGATGAGAAGCTGAGCAAGATTGATGAACAAATCCTATGGAATCGATAG
- the LOC101513094 gene encoding probable inactive purple acid phosphatase 28 isoform X3, with translation MKKCTSRKTLNFLSGSVPTVADMHYGSGTITRCRDVLASEFEFCSDLNTTMFLKRIIQAETPDFIAFTGDNIFGSSAPDAAESLFEAFGPAMESGLPWAAILGNHDQESTMNREELMSLISHMDYSVSQINPLADSLTDSAKIDGFGNYNLRVYGAPGSILANSSVLNLFFLDSGDRAVYQGIRTYGWIKDSQLQWMRRVSHELQGQEQDPLHPTPPALAFFHIPIPEVRQLFYKEIVGRFQEGVACSRVNSPVLQTFVSMGDVKAVFIGHDHKNDFCGNLDGIWFCYGGGFGYHGYGKVGWPRRARIILAELQKGKMSWTSVQRIMTWKRLDDEKLSKIDEQILWNR, from the exons ATGAAAAAGTGCACATCAAGAAAAACCCTCAACTTCCTCTCCGGTTCCGTTCCGACG GTGGCTGATATGCATTATGGAAGTGGAACTATAACACGGTGTAGGGATGTGTTGGCTTCTGAGTTCGAGTTTTGTTCTGATCTTAATACTACTATGTTTTTGAAACGGATTATTCAAGCTGAGACTCCTGATTTTATTGCGTTTACTG GAGATAACATATTTGGATCAAGTGCTCCTGATGCTGCAGAATCTCTGTTTGAAGCCTTTGGTCCTGCCATGGAATCAGGACTTCCTTGGGCTGCTATTTTGGGAAACCATGACCAAGAATCAACTATGAATCGTGAAGAATTAATGTCCTTAATCTCCCATATGGATTATTCAGTCTCACAAATCAATCCATTGGCTGATAGTCTTACTGATTCGGCTAAAATTGATGGCTTTGGAAATTATAACCTAAGAGTATATGGTGCCCCAGGTTCCATTCTAGCAAACAGCagtgttttgaatcttttcTTTCTTGACAGTGGCGATAGGGCTGTTTATCAGGGAATTCGAACTTATGGATGGATCAAGGACTCCCAACTTCAATGGATGCGTCGTGTTTCTCATGAACTCCAG GGACAAGAGCAAGATCCTCTTCATCCTACACCGCCGGCGCTTGCATTTTTCCATATTCCGATCCCAGAAGTCCGACAGCTGTTTTACAAAGAAATTGTAGGCCGATTTCAAGAGGGTGTAGCTTGTTCGCGGGTGAACTCACCTGTTTTACAGACCTTTGTCTCCATGGGAGATGTGAAGGCCGTGTTCATAGGCCACGACCACAAAAACGACTTCTGTGGAAACTTGGACGGCATATGGTTTTGTTACGGAGGTGGCTTTGGTTACCATGGCTATGGAAAAGTTGGGTGGCCAAGGAGGGCAAGGATTATCCTAGCTGAACTTCAGAAGGGAAAAATGTCCTGGACAAGTGTGCAGAGAATCATGACTTGGAAAAGACTTGATGATGAGAAGCTGAGCAAGATTGATGAACAAATCCTATGGAATCGATAG